In Bubalus bubalis isolate 160015118507 breed Murrah chromosome 20, NDDB_SH_1, whole genome shotgun sequence, the sequence TAAGGCTGCCCTCGTGGAATGATAGGCCTTAAAGACGGAACATTTTGCTGCAGACGGTTCACAAACACTCTCCTATGTTAACATTTGGTGCGGCGTCTTGTCTTTCCGCTTCATCGTAACCAGTGGGACATACAGTATGTTAGTTCTCCTTTAGTTCTTTAGTTCTCCTTTAGTTCTTAGAATCACAAAATGTTCTGGCAATCTCCAACATGAACTTCTGGCTCCTGGGAGCCCTGAGAGAATACAGTAGCTATATCCTTGAtccccttccctttttctttttcttgagggaTTGCTAGAGGAAATGGATGGATACTTTTTCTTAAGTCATTTGTGGGGTTGTTTTCATGTAAAAGGCAAAAAAGCAGTCAGTGTTTTGTactcatttaattcattttgagtatCTGCTTCATGTAGGTATAGTTCTGAGCTTTATGGAAGAACTAAAATCACATGGTCTAATGATATAAGATTTAGTACCAAATATGTTGgttgagaaaaagaaaggtgtTTTGAGGAGGTGGAACTTGAGGTGTGGCGAGAGAGAGAAGGATTAGGAGAGCATTCCTGAAGGGTAGTTTCGTCTAGTGGAGGCTCAGGACTGCTCTGAGCAAACCATTGTGTTGGAAGATCAATGAGGAAACTAGTTTGATGAGCAGAAGACTTACTTTGTCACGCAGAGGGATGGGAAGGAGCTCTTCTGGGTGGACTGGAAAGCCAAGATTAGAAGTTCTCCCTCATTGGAATGTTGGGGCTCAAAGGCCCTTTAAAAATCACTGGTCTTTGAAGTTTAGAAaggacttacccaaggtcactaAGCTACTTAgtgcaacagctagaactggaaaCCTGGATTATTCATTACATACTTTGTGTTATTTTTGATAAAACAATACCAAACGTTTTTCTGAGCTCAGGATAGCTACTTCTGAGAATTTACTGAGTCTAAGATATATTCATGTATGGAAAATACTTCTTTTGTATCCTCCATAATGTTTCAGattgtaatatatacaaatatttattgattggtGCATCACTGATCGAGTTATGTGCTCTGATAAAGGAAAAGGCCTGGCAATGGTTGATTTAATTGAAGTAGGCGTCACATATGACAGTATTATTAGTTGTGCTACCCACTAAATCCTGTTATCTCTACTTTGGCTTTTTGACAGTAGGGAGCCATAGGGGCTTTGGACCAGAGAAATTGCAGGATGATattttgttaagtcactaagttgtgtccaactgtttgtaacctcatggactatagccctcaaggctcctctgtccatgggatttcccaggcaagaatactggcataggttgccatttccttctccaggggatcttcccaatccagggattaaacccacgtctcctgcactggcaggtggattctttactgctgaaccaccaaggaaagtgtttttttaaaaaagcagtcttTTAACTGGAAAGTCTTTTAACTGGAAAGTAAAGTGtaaggccggagaaggcaatggcaccccactccagttatcttgcctggagaatcccatggatggaggagcctggtaggctacagtccatggggtcgctaagagtcggacacaactgagcgacttccctttcacttttcactttcatgcattggagaaggaaatggcaacccactccaatgttcttgcctggagaatcccagggactggggaacctggtgggctgccgtctctggggtcgcacagagtcggacacgactgatgcgacttagcagcagcagcagcaaaatgtaaGGCATCAGACTCTCCAAAAGAATGTTGTATTCTGGAGTTCATGTTACCGCAGTACCTTCCTTCTAAAGAAGTATAGCTGGTAATATGCAAATTGTAACAACCCACACTTACGATTGACCTGGCCTAAAGTATGTTGTCATTTGTTAATGTGGCCATTCAAATGGAGTCAGTAAGTTTAAAGGGtcactttttttttgccttccagGATCATCTTAGGTGTCCTTAACCTACTGTAAAGTGCTTTTCCTTTCCTGAGCAAAGACTGAGCCACAGATGACAGTCAGTTGTTAAAAAAAGCAGTGCTGACCTCTCACCCTGATACAGGGCTTCTGCCTGTAAAATCCTGTTACATCTGATTAAATAACCATTAATTCTTGTGGTTCTTCTTGCAGGGTTCAGACTAGGCAATGTGGTGCATGCTCTCCAGGCGACACAGCAGAGCGTTCGTGCCACTGACCTGGTGCCCCGCGTATGCCTAACATTAGCCAGCTTGAACCGTGTGATTTATTTCATCTGTGACACCGTCCTCTTTGTGAGGAGTACAGGGCTCGCCTCTGGTGTTAACAAAGAGAAATGGCGAAGGTGGGCTGCCCGCTATTACTACTATTCTCTTCTGCTGAGTCTGGTCAGAGATCTGTACGAAGTTTCCCTGCAGATGAAACAGGTTGCACACGACAGGGCAAAGAGGGAGAAGTCATCATCCCAGGATACCCTCGGGTACAGTGTGGCTGACGAAGAGACGGAGTGGCTCCAGTCCCTTCTTCTTCTCTTATTCCAGTCTCTGAAGAGGCATCCTCCCTTGTTTCTGGACACAGTGAAGAACTTCTGTGACATCCTGAACCCCTTGGACCAATTGGGGATCTATAAGTCCAATCCTGGCATCATAGGCCTCGGAGGCCTCGTGTCCTCTGTAGCAGGCATCATCACTGTGGCGTATCCGCAGATGAAACTGAAGACCCAGTGACATGGTTTCAGGCTGAAGACAAGTATCTGCTTTGAAGACAAGCTGTAAGTGAAATGGACATCTGTACTAGGCACAGCCGTGTCATACTGTGCTTGAGGACTTATTCACATGAACATTTAGTGACTGTGACATGAACAGAGGTGGGGCCAAGGATGGTGAAGGGGAGAGCTTGAAGATTTATATGTTTTCTAGAATGCGGGAGTGACTTCtaaatttctgtgtatttttccttcatctcacatttattgagcatctcttATGTGCATATTAGGAACTCAGTGTTTGCTAAGTgaataaaaattgaaagagaaaaattgaaaagatcTAAACTAATAAGTGGACACTAATATATAGTgactgcaattcgggagacctgggtttgacccctgggtagggacgatccctggaggagggcatggtaacccactctagtattcttgcctggagaatcccatggacagaggagcctgatgggctacagtccatggggtcgcacagagttggacatgactgagtccgTGTGCCTGGCTACTTTTGCACAACTCCAGTAGGTCTGATGCACAGCCCCCTCTCAGATCTAGTAGAGGCCCCTGATCCGGTCACTTATCCCACTTCCTCCATAGCTGTCAGTGCCAGGATGGAGCAGACCTGGCCTTCTAGCCTCTTAACTTACCTTTCACATCACTGCACTCCTGTCCTTCCTCTGTTCAGGAGTAAAATCAGAAATGCATCAGGTGTCTTTATGGTTTAAATTGTGTCTTTAGGTAATGCactgaggaaaaacaaataaaaagcagataGAAAGGACATGAAGTAAAAATAATGTGGAAAGTCACAGTTGGTGCCTGTGGGTCAGCTTgtgacagatgaggagactgaggttaAAACtgaggacagggacttccctagtggtccatgactgggactctgtgctcccaatgcagggagtccagggttcaattcctggtcggggaactagatcccacatgctgcaattaaagatcctacatgccacaactaagacctagcacagccaaaaaaaaaaaccaaaaaaaaccaaaaaaaaaaaaaaaaccaaaactgaggCCAGACCTCGTTTCTCTGATTCCCAATCCAGTTCTCTTTCCATGTGTCATTGTCTTCCTGATTGGGTAGAAGTGTGAGACTCTCCAGAATCCCAtacaaaaagcatttttttttttttaggacattTGTTGGCCAGTGGTTTATATTCTGTTCTACAGATATCTAGATCCACCAACtggattgttttttttaaagccatataACAGTATGGGCATTTATACattaattttcattgaaatttaTGAAGTTAAGAAACTTCATGAATACTATAAAGTAGAGGGATCATAACATTCTGTAAGTCAGACTTCATATTTGTGGAGTGGTTGGGAAAAGTGGAAAAGGGCAGTGAGCTATGAGTGAGGAAGACACCAGAATACTGAGTGGATGCCACTTGCTCATGCAGGGTGTTGGGTTCTTTCTTGTGATTGCGGATCCTCTTAATTTGAGGCAAGTGAGGTAGAGAAATAGGGTAGCATCAGATAAGAGGCCAGTGTCAGCCTTACCAGTAAAGCCATCACATTTATCTGAAGAGCAATGAGAAATGTACACTCAGTAAATTTTCCATAAATGTGATTGAGATTCTTAAAAAATAGATTCAGGTACTTGGCTGTCTGAGTAGCCAATCAAGATACAGGAtttggaatggggagggaggagggaggagggttcagaatggggaacacatgtatacctgtggcggattcatttttatatttggcaaaactaatacagttatgtaaagtttaaaaataaaataaaattt encodes:
- the PEX11A gene encoding peroxisomal membrane protein 11A, with translation MDAFIRFTNQTQGRDRLFRATQYTCMLLRYLLEPKADNEKVVMKLKKLESSVSTGRKWFRLGNVVHALQATQQSVRATDLVPRVCLTLASLNRVIYFICDTVLFVRSTGLASGVNKEKWRRWAARYYYYSLLLSLVRDLYEVSLQMKQVAHDRAKREKSSSQDTLGYSVADEETEWLQSLLLLLFQSLKRHPPLFLDTVKNFCDILNPLDQLGIYKSNPGIIGLGGLVSSVAGIITVAYPQMKLKTQ